Proteins found in one Fusarium oxysporum Fo47 chromosome V, complete sequence genomic segment:
- a CDS encoding tRNA synthetases class I, catalytic domain-containing protein, producing MSDPVAEVTEGTVKLVLDEVTGEQVTRNELKKRTQKRAKKAAAQASREEKAKNKEANPKPAAPKPKVQEPTQLDPDAMFKQGFLADVYKERPVKPVVTRFPPEPNGYLHLGHAKAIAIDFGFARYHGGKTILRFDDTNPDEEEEVYFEWILKIIRWLGFEPSAITHSSDNFQKLFDLAKELIKKEKAYVCHCNEAEIKLQRGGKEGKEGPRYRCKHAEQDVETNLQKFQDMHDGKYEPQTAFLRMKQDITSGNPQMWDLAAYRIPKKQKPHHRAPEWKIFPTYDFTHCLCDSFEGITHSLCTTEFILSRESYEWLNKSLEVYEPMQREFGRLNVSGTIMSKRALKKLVEGGIVRGWDDPRLYTLIAIKRRGIPPGALLAFINELGVTTAKTIIQIARFEQTVRRYLENTVPRLMLVLDPVPIVIEDLEETQELEVPYSPKDPKFGTHKVRLTKTVYIDRSDFREEDIKGYFRLAPGKTVGLLNAPHPIKATSFEKDESGKVTSIKAVFDKESKPKTYIQWVPEGSIKLEARVHSALFKSDDPTAAEGGFLNDVNPNSEVVYPEALVEEGFKEVRERAPWPVTAGETSEASGPESVRFQAMRVAYFAMDSDSTDDKIVLNRIVSLKEDREKN from the exons ATGTCCGACCCTGTCGCTGAGGTCACCGAGGGCACTGTCAAGCTCGTGCTTGACGAGGTGACGGGAGAGCAGGTCACGCGCAACGAGTTGAAGAAGCGCACTCAAAAGCgagccaagaaggctgctgccCAGGCCTCGCGAGAGGAGAAAGCGAAGAACAAGGAGGCTAACCCTAAGCCTGCTGCGCCTAAGCCTAAGGTCCAGGAACCTACCCAGCTCGACCCCGACGCTATGTTCAAGCAGGGCTTCCTCGCCGACGTTTACAAGGAGCGACCTGTGAAGCCTGTAGTTACTCGATTCCCTCCCGAGCCGAACGGATATCTTCATTTGGGTCACGCTAAGGCTATTgccattgactttggctttgctCGCTATCATGGTGGCAAGACG ATTCTTCG ATTCGACGACACGAACCccgacgaagaggaggaagtttACTTTGAATGGATCCTTAAGATTATCAGATGGCTTG GCTTTGAGCCCAGTGCCATCACCCACTCAAGCGACAACTTCCAGAAGCTCTTCGATCTcgccaaggagctcatcaagaaggagaaggcctACGTCTGCCATTGTAACGAGGCCGAGATTAAGCTCCAGCGCGGtggaaaggaaggaaaggaGGGTCCCCGTTATCGATGCAAGCATGCCGAACAGGATGTCGAGACAAATCTCCAGAAGTTCCAGGACATGCATGATGGAAAATACGAGCCTCAGACCGCTTTCCTCCGCATGAAGCAGGACATCACAAGCGGAAACCCCCAGATGTGGGATCTTGCAGCCTACAGAATAcccaagaagcagaagcctCACCACCGAGCTCCCGAGTGGAAGATCTTCCCTACCTACGATTTCACACACTGCCTTTGCGATAGCTTCGAGGGTATTACTCACAGTCTGTGCACGACCGAGTTCATTCTGTCCCGTGAAAGTTACGAGTGGTTGAACAAGTCTCTCGAGGTTTACGAGCCTATGCAGCGAGAGTTTG GCCGACTTAATGTTAGTGGAACCATTATGAGCAAGCGagctctcaagaagctggtcGAGGGTGGAATTGTTCGTGGCTGGGACGACCCTCGACTGTACACACTGATTGCTATCAAGCGCCGAGGTATTCCTCCTGGTGCTCTTTTGGCCTTCATCAACGAGCTTGGTGTTACCACAGCCAAGACAATCATCCAGATTGCTCGATTCGAGCAGACCGTTCGCCGATACCTCGAGAACACAGTACCAAGACTCATGCTTGTCCTGGATCCTGTCCCCATCGTCATTGAGGATTTGGAAGAGACCCAGGAGCTCGAGGTTCCCTACTCACCCAAGGACCCCAAGTTCGGTACACACAAGGTCCGCCTAACCAAGACCGTTTACATTGACCGCTCCGATTTCCGAGAGGAGGACATCAAGGGCTACTTCCGACTTGCCCCTGGAAAGACTGTTGGTCTTCTCAACGCTCCTCACCCTATCAAGGCCACTTCATTCGAGAAGGACGAGTCAGGCAAAGTTACCAGCATTAAGGCCGTGTTCGACAAGGAGAGCAAGCCCAAGACTTACATCCAGTGGGTGCCTGAGGGCTCCATCAAGCTGGAAGCCCGAGTGCATAGCGCTCTGTTCAAGTCTGACGATCCCACAGCCGCTGAGGGCGGCTTCTTGAACGATGTCAACCCCAACAGCGAGGTTGTTTATCCCGAGGCCCTGGTTGAGGAGGGCTTCAAGGAGGTGCGCGAGAGAGCTCCCTGGCCTGTCACCGCTGGTGAGACGAGCGAGGCTAGTGGCCCCGAGAGTGTTCGATTCCAGGCCATGCGTGTTGCCTATTTT GCTATGGACTCGGATAGCACAGATGACAAGATCGTGCTCAATCGCATTGTTTCACTGAAGGAGGATCGCGAGAAGAACTAG
- a CDS encoding fungal-specific transcription factor domain-containing protein → MSRAGELPAEGKSTATTMEDLNLVLGHKTSRSLADSESLASANRSSNMGCRVCRARKVKCDGRPNGCRNCERLQLECVDDDGSKSGSRRGSVPVSLRKIRTYRSCTSCRVSKTKCDGDRPRCSRCSARNLECQYDGGSAPRWARNLSKAPTSGSTEEDLESSLDASSIAGESLRSHSLIQSRENDVATSHRSSTRDTSSINPPIDFSDDTELSIHSWLISPDLPSGNNIRTVVDHYFANIHPLRCFAFVHRPSFARLLDKGFESDDEKALLHIICAQGAKFYALSINLEDQDAKASLIRAAGNSWAQKAEMLVLTNFGKISVQRLMTCILLYDFHFRLGEYTQALMLSGLAVRMAHALQLNVEFSPDILCAEANESSPPAVEKESRRRLMWACYILDAWTGSGVDQLTLLREADIKIQLPCNERNFRLRIPCVTETLGVGHVLQFLPPAIVPRRPASNMGIMAYYIRIVTLWKRVVRYVKHLNTSPPPWLPESDFAALDADLRSWGRHLPEFISYSTDTIYARLESDQLGSLVLLHCTYHHNLLDLYRISMPDLFKLIKPFYFPPNQQEFLQSLQADCFYHAKQISTILAEAVQHGARYLADSLLPCFAYDSSRVMLYYIARLLDLSRPDAETIVVDAINAVESNSKILRTMAALFPLADSLATTTERWLAKIRKTFAQDEHMSDRPLHGDEERSPILTGSPVTSSPDEAMGALGLARLAQGQSSDMKPIDRDAWNKMESGSPTASKRGAGSVSGASSQPEITPARSKLQHEQPVSQRTPPGATTSHMDHQAVDLSDLQNYLSWDMYGIMEMNDNGLKAGIEDNGMPSWSAI, encoded by the exons ATGAGCAGGGCAGGGGAACTACCTGCAGAAGGGAAATCTACAGCGACGACCATGGAAGATCTCAACTTGGTTCTTGGACACAAGACCTCACGGAGTCTTGCTGATAGTGAGAGTCTTGCCAGCGCCAACCGAAGCAGCAACATGGGCTGTCGAGTCTGTCGCGCGAGAAAG GTCAAATGCGACGGTCGGCCCAACGGCTGTCGCAATTGTGAACGTCTCCAACTCGAGTgtgttgacgatgacggCTCAAAGTCTGGCAGTCGGCGTGGATCAGTTCCTGTGTCCCTGAGGAAGATCAGGACTTATCGATCATGTACCAGTTGTCGCGTATCAAAGACTAAATGCGACGGCGACCGCCCGAGATGTTCACGATGTAGCGCCCGTAATCTCGAATGTCAATATGACGGAGGCTCGGCTCCTCGCTGGGCGCGCAACCTCAGCAAGGCACCAACTTCGGGCTCGACTGAAGAAGATTTAGAGTCCTCCTTGGATGCTTCCTCCATCGCTGGGGAGAGCCTGAGGTCACACAGTCTCATCCAGTCGCGGGAGAACGATGTCGCAACGTCTCATCGGTCAAGCACCAGAGATACCAGCAGCATTAATCCGCCCATAGACTTTTCCGATGATACCGAGTTGTCTATTCATTCATG GCTTATATCACCAGATCTCCCATCTGGGAACAACATCCGTACCGTAGTCGACCATTATTTTGCCAACATTCATCCTCTTCGATGCTTTGCTTTTGTACATAGACCATCATTTGCTCGTCTGTTAGATAAGGGCTTCGAGTCTGATGACGAAAAGGCACTACTACACATTATTTGTGCGCAAGGAGCCAA ATTCTATGCTCTATCCATCAATTTGGAGGACCAAGATGCGAAAGCGAGCCTAATCCGAGCTGCGGGTAACAGCTGGGCACAAAAGGCTGAAATGCTGGTTCTCACCAACTTTGGCAAGATTTCAGTCCAAAGGCTCATG ACATGCATATTACTTTACGACTTTCATTTTAGACTAGGCGAATACACCCAAGCCCTGATGCTGAGTGGTCTCGCAGTCCGAATGGCTCACGCACTACAGCTCAACGTCGAGTTCTCACCCGACATCCTCTGCGCAGAGGCCAACGAGTCCTCTCCACCAGCcgttgagaaggagagtcGTCGTAGACTCATGTGGGCCTGCTACATCCTAGATGCCTGGACGGGTAGTGGCGTTGATCAATTAACACTACTGCGTGAAGCCGATATTAAAATCCAGTTGCCATGTAACGAACGTAACTTCAGACTTCGGATCCCTTGTGTAACAGAGACGCTCGGTGTAGGACACGTTCTGCAATTCCTCCCTCCTGCGATTGTTCCACGAAGGCCGGCTTCCAACATGGGTATCATGGCTTACTACATCCGAATTGTCACCCTATGGAAACGGGTAGTCAG ATACGTAAAGCATCTGAATACGAGCCCACCTCCATGGCTTCCTGAGTCCGACTTTGCAGCTCTTGATGCGGATTTGCGATCGTGGGGACGACATCTTCCCGAGTTCATCTCATACTCCACTGACACCATTTACGCACGCCTCGAATCCGATCAGCTCGGATCACTTGTCTTACTCCATTGCACATATCACCATAATCTTCTAGATCTTTACAGGATATCTATGCCTGACCTTTTCAAGCTGATCAAGCCTTTCTACTTCCCACCAAATCAGCAAGAGTTCCTGCAATCTTTGCAAGCCGATTGCTTTTATCATGCGAAGCAGATCTCAACTATCTTGGCCGAGGCGGTGCAACATGGTGCACGATATCTTGCTGATAGTCTCCTCCCCTGCTTTGCCTATGATAGTAGCCGTGTGATGTTGTACTACATTGCAAGGCTGCTTGACTTGAGTAGACCTGATGCAGAGACGATTGTTGTGGATGCCATCAATGCTGTGGAAAGCAACAGCAAGATCCTACGGACAATGGCGGCTCTGTTTCCACTCGCCGATTCTCTG GCAACGACGACTGAAAGATGGCTAGCTAAGATTCGCAAGACTTTTGCCCAGGATGAGCATATGAGCGACCGTCCTCTACATGGTGACGAGGAAAG GTCACCGATTTTGACTGGAAGCCCCGTCACTAGCAGTCCTGACGAGGCCATGGGAGCTCTTGGCCTCGCACGACTTGCGCAAGGCCAAAGCAGTGATATGAAACCGATAGACCGCGATGCTTGGAATAAGATGGAAAGCGGTAGTCCAACTGCGAGCAAAAGAGGAGCTGGATCAGTCTCTGGGGCGAGCAGTCAGCCCGAAATAACGCCCGCACGATCCAAACTACAGCACGAGCAGCCAGTATCTCAACGGACACCCCCAGGAGCTACGACTTCGCACATGGACCACCAGGCAGTAGATCTCAGCGATTTGCAGAACTACCTATCGTGGGATATGTATGGAATTATGGAGATGAATGACAATGGCTTGAAGGCTGGCATAGAAGACAACGGCATGCCATCCTGGAGTGCGATATGA